The Winogradskyella schleiferi genome contains the following window.
TTTAATAAGTTAAGATTTTATGTCTCGGTAACTAACTTGTTTACCTTAACGGAATATACGGGTTATGACCCAACCACTTCTGTTGGTTTTAACTCAGATACAGGGAGCAGTAATGCCATAGGTAGTGGAATCGATTATGGATTCTACCCTAATCCAAGAACATATTTAGTAGGAATGAACTTAAAATTTTAATAGAACCATGAAAAATTTAAAAATAATATACGTTTTTATAGCATTGTTTGTCATGGCTTCATGCAGTGACGACTTCGTAGATATAGATTCAAACAATGAAAATTCTGAAGATTTTTTCAATTCGGAAGAAGATTACCAAGATGCCCTAATTGGAGCATACGATTTATTGCAGGCAACCTACTTAAACGTTTTACTTGGTGAAATAGCATCAGATAATACATTGGCTGGTGGAGAAAACGCGAATGATGTGCCTGGGTTTCAGCAAATCGATGATATGATCCATACGCCTATTAACGCTCAATTGAGGTCTATTTGGCAATGGATGTATGCAGGTGTTTATAGAGCTAATTACATCATGGAATTTCAAGATAAAACGGACTTTCCAGGAAAAGCAGGAGTTTTGGCGCAAACCAGATTCTTAAGAGCCTATTATTACTTTGAATTGGTAAAATGGTTTGGTGATGTCCCGTTTGCTGTGGATACACGTATCCAATTTGGAGATCAATTTTCAATTCCTAGAACACCAAAGGCTGAGATCTATGCACAAATAGAGTTAGACTTAATTTATGCGGCAGACAATTTACCATATGTACAATCTCAGGCAGGTAGAATTACCAAAGGGGCTGCGCAAGCTTTATTGGGTAAAGTCTATCTTTTCCAGGATAAATTTGCTGAAGCTGCGGCAGTTTTAGAGGATGTTATAGATAATGGACCTTATGATCTAATCTCAGATTATAGTACCATGTTTGAAAACGATAACGAGAATAATATAGAATCAGTTTTCGAAGTTCAATATACAGATCTTGAGGGCGCAGGCTTTGGCTGTCTGCAATGTAGTGAAGGAAATGTTGCGGTAGGGTTTAATGGTATTAGAGGCTATAATGGCCCATTGTTTGAATCTGGCTTTAGTTTCAATGTTCCAACACAGGAAGTTGTAGACGAGTTTGAAGAAGGTGATATGAGATTGGAAACCGCTATTTTAGATATAGATGCTTGGGCTGCCGATACTGGTGCTACTTATAGCACTGGTTATGAGCATACAGGTTATTATAATAGAAAGTATATCTCAAGACAAGGAGACGCCAATATTGGAGATGCGAATTTAACCAATCCTAATAATTACCGAGCAATTAGATTTGCAGATGTCCTATTAATGGCTGCGGAAGCGCTTAATAGAGGAGGTATTAGTGATGATAGGGCTCAAATGTACCTAAACCGTGTACGAGAGCGTGCGTTCGGAAACGCTGATAATAACGTCTCAGCCACAGGAAGTGCATTAACAGAAGCAATATACCATGAGCGTAGAGTTGAGTTAGTAGGTGAAGGTCATCGTTTCTTCGATTTAGTAAGAACAGGTAGAGCTGCTTCAGAAATTGACGGATTCCAAACTGGTAAGAATGAAGTATTTCCAATACCTTTAATTGAAATCCAATTAGCTGGAAATCAATGGGAACAAAATCCAAATTATTAAAAAAAAAGAAAATGAAAAATATAAGATTAATTTTAGTGAGTCTTGTTCTTGTGGCCTTCATAGGTTGTGAGTCTGACGAACGAGACACGCAATATTTGCAAAATGCGGATGCACCAAGCGACATTGTATTAGATTTTAGAACAACCCAAGACAATTCTGGTCTTGTTACAATTACACCTACGGCCGTCGGCGCTACCAAATTTGACATCGCTTATGGTGATGCAGCTAATACCTCTGTAGAATTGTTGCCAGGTGAAAGTGTGGATAATGTTTTTGAAGAAGGAACTTACACTGTTGTCGCTTTAGCTACTGCTGTTAATGGTAAAACAACACAAATAGAACAAGAACTTGTAGTTTCTTTTCAGGCGCCACAAAATCTTATGGTAACTATAGAAAATGATCCTGCTTTCTCTAAACGTGTAAACGTTACGGCAACCGCAGAATTCGCTATGAGTTTTGAAGTTGATTTTGGGGAATCAGGCAGTGAGCCTATAGTTGGTAATATTGGAGATACCGTTTCATTCGATTACCTGGAAGCCGGAACCTACACAATTACTGTAGAAGCAATGGGTTCAGCTATAGAAACTACAACGTATACCGAGGTGGATTTTGAAGTGACTGAAATTCTTGCGCCAATTGTGTCCGCAAGTACACCACCATCTCGTAATGATGAGGATGTTATCTCTATTTTTAGTGATGCTTACACTGATATTCCGAATACAGATTTCTTCCCTAATTGGGGGCAATCTACTGTATATACACCATTTGATTTAAATGGTGATGCCATGATACAGTATAGCAATCTCAATTATCAAGGTATTAACATAGGTGCAGCGGTTGATGCATCTGGTATGGAAATGCTTCATATAGATATTTGGACACCAGACGCAACTACTATAGATATTTATCCATTACCAAATGGTGTACAACCTGCAGATGAAAGGTTTGTTACAAAAGCTTTAGTGCCTAATGAATGGAACAGTTTTGATATTCCCATGGAGGATTTTACAAATCAAGGCTTACCAGTAAATGACTTATTACAGTTTAAATTTGTAGGAAGTGGTACTGTTTTTATTGATAATCTTTATTTCTGGAAAACACCAACAGGACCACCACCTTTTGTAGGGACTTGGAAAATGGCACCCGAAGCTGGTTCGTTGGGAGTTGGACCTACGCCTGGCGATACACAGTGGTTTGCCTGCGATGACGCTTGTGTTGCGCAAAGGGCATGCTATTTTGATGATACTTATGTGTTTGGAGTAGATGGAACATTTATAAATAATTTGGGTACAGAAAGCTGGATTGAGCCATGGCAAGGCGGATCAGATTCATGTGGCGCACCAGTTGCTCCGTATGATGGATCGGCAATTGCAACTTATAGCTATGACGTTAGTTCTGGACAACTTACACTAAATGGGGAAGGCGCATATATAGGGTTGCCAAAAGCCAATAACCAAGGCGAGTTGCCTAATGTAGCTGTTCCTAGCGCTATTACATATGATATTTTACTTTCTGAAGACGATACGGTGATGAACGTTACAATTGAAGCGGGTAGCGGAGTCTTCTGGCAATATAAATTAGTCAAAGAAGCTGATGTTTCTCCTTTAGAAGGATCTTGGTCAATGTCGCAAGAGTCTGGCTCATTAGGCGTTGGACCTGCAGTTGGTGATGTAACGTGGTTTGGTTGTGACGATGCTTGTGTCGCAGCAAGAGCCTGTTATTTCGATGATACTTTTGTTTTTGGAGCAGATGGATCATTTACAAATGTGCTTGGTGCTGAGACTTGGATAGAAGGATGGCAAGGTGGCACAGATACATGTGGTTCACCAGTAGCTCCTTATGACGGTACTGCCCAAGCTTCTTATGTTTATGATGAAACAGCCGGAACCTTATTGATAGATGGAACTGGTGCTTATATAGGTATACCAAAGGCAAATAATCAAGGAGAACTTCCGAATGTAGCTGTTCCTTCATCGATAATTTATAATGTAACATTGTCAGAAAACAATACGGTAATGGATGTATATATAGAGTCAGGTACGGGTTCAGGAGTGTTCTGGCAATATAAATTGGTTAAAAATTAATGAAAATTTAAACATGAAAAATTTAAAATATATAGTATTGAGTTTATTCTCAATGGTAGTAATTACGGGATGTCAAGATGATGATATTGAGTTTGGTGACATTACTGCACCAACAAATATTCAAATTGATGTTGATATACAAGGTGCAGATGCAGATAATCCCAATGGCGATGGTAGTGGAATTGTTAATTTTATTACTACTGCGGATAATGTAATTTCATTTCAATACAGTTATAATGGTAGTGTAAGTTCAGCACCTGCTGGTGCTCAATCTTATAATTTTTCAATATTGGGCTTAAATACCTATTCTGTAACTGTAATTGCATTCGGTACAGGTGGTGCTTCAACTAGTAAAACGATTGAAGTAGAGGTGCTTTCAACTTATGAGCCGCCAGCTGATTTAATAACAATGTTGACGGCAAATAGTTCTAGAACATGGCGAATTAAAAGTGAGGCCCCTGGGCACTTTGGTTTAGGAGCCATTGGAGGTGATCTAAATGGCTTTTTTAGTGCTCCACCTGAAGATAAAGCTGGTGTTGGAATGTATGACGATAGATATATCTTTAATATTGATGGTACCTTTACACATATCACAGATAATACAAATGATGATCCAGATTTGAATACTGATGGTACCGTTTTTGGTCGTGAGAACTTAATAGATGAATTAAATGGTCCGGCACCTCAAGATGCTACAGCAAATGGCGCAGATATTGAAAATTATCCTTACTTCGATTATTCTGAACAATGGTTTCTTACAGGACCTGGTGGTGTAGAAACTTTAAACCTTACTGGTATAGGGTTTTTAGGATACTATATTGGTGGTGATCATACTTACATTATAGAAAGTCGTTCTGCAAACGAAATGACTGTAAGATCCACAGATGGGAATGGTGAATTTGATTGGGGATTTATTCTAATAGCTGAATAAGATGCGTTAATATTAGAAATCTTGGACTTAGTTATAGAATTTATAGTAGTCTTATAGCTTTCTAAATGTAGAGTAAGTGTCTTAAGCTAATCTATTCTTTTAGATAAAAATGTTCTATTGTATAACTTTTGTATAGGTGTTTTTGTGAATATCCTAATTTTTTAATTTTAAATTTATCGAATTCTAAATTGCTTCGTTATTAGGAGCTGCTAAACTTTTAAAAATAATTAAGATTATGAGAAATAACTTTTTGAGTCTAATATTCATGCTCGTTGTTATTCCCGCATTTTGTCAAGCTGATAAGGTGTCAGTAATAAATAATAATGAAGGAATGAAATTGGTTGTCAATGGCGAAGATTTTATGATTAATGGTATGAATTGGGACTACGTACCAATAGGTACAAATTACAATTACAGTCTATGGAAGCAATCAGATGATATTATCAAAGCTGCGCTAGATGCTGAAATGTCGTTGTTAAAGAACATGGGCGTAAATGCAATTAGGCAGTATACAGGTATTCAGCCTAAATGGATCACTTATATTTATGAAAACTACGGTATTTATACGATGCTTAATCATTCGTTTGGACGTTATGGTTTAACGCTCAATGGTGCTTGGGTTCCTGTTACAGATTATAGAGACGAAGCCACTCAAAAATTATTAATGGATGAGATTACCGAGTTAGCTGAAACTTATAAGGATACTCCTGGATTACTATTATTTTTATTAGGAAATGAAAATAACTACGGTTTATTTTGGGCAGGAGCTGAAACAGAGGATTTTCCTGATGAAGAAGATCAGAAAAGGGAAGTTGGAGAAAAGCGCGGAAGACCAATGTATAAACTTATGAATGATGCGGCTATCAAAATGAAGTCAATTGATCCGTCCCATCCTATAGCAATCTGTAATGGGGATTTATTATTCTCAGAGATTGTAGCCGAAGAATGTAAAGATGTAGATATCTATGGTACAAACATGTACCGTGGGAAATCATTTGGTGATGCTTTTGAAAGAGTTAAAAAGGAATTGAACATGCCAATTTTGTTTACAGAGTTTGGGGCCGATGCCTTCAATGCTTTAGAAAATCAGGAGGACCAAAAAATGCAAGCTTTCTTTATGGTAGAAAATTGGAAAGAAATTTACCAAAATGCTGCTGGATTAGGCAAGGCTGGTAATTCTATAGGTGGGTTTACATTTCAATTTAGTGATGGCTGGTGGAAATTAGGTCAGACAAAAAATTTAGACATACATGATACTGGAGCTTCGTGGGCTAATGGAGGGTATTACTTAGATACAAAAGGTGGAAGTAATAACATGAATGAAGAGTGGTTTGGGATCTGTGCAAAAGGACCAACTAATGAGAGAGGATTATATACCTTATATCCACGTTCTGCGTACTATTCGCTAAAAGAAGCACATCAACTCAACCCATATGATGAAGATGTGACTGCTGATTTTATTATCAATTATTTTTCCAATATTAATTTAATGGATGGTGTTCTAAGAGCAAGAGGTGATAAAGCCGCATTAGGCGGTAGTGAGAAAATACGTATTAGTCAGTTAACGGCGAAGTTCACAACGTTTAATACTGGTGGAAGCCTTATAACTACTCCAGATAATGCAGATGCGAATAGCGATACTTTTCCAAATCAATTAGGTTTTGACCACATGCAATCTTATTTCGTGGGGATTGAAGGTAAACCTTCTTCAAATATGAGAGCTAATGTAAACTTTAACGTTATTGGTAAAGTAGCCGAAAATCCTATAGATGAAATTTTTTACGAAAACAGGGCAAGACCTGTCACGTCCCTTGATGGAAATAACCAACAAGTTGTGGTTAGCGATATCAATCGCGTTAATGTATACAATGCAGAATTTGAATGGAACGCTAAAGATTTCGATTTAAGAGGTTTCTATCGTACGGGTCATTATCATTGGGGTTATGAAGGTGACTTTTTTGGTTTATATCCAGAAGCGAATTATGGGCCTAATTTAGATATCTATGGTGGTGAAATTTTAGGTATTGAAGTTGATGCTAAAGGGGATTTAGAAGGGTTAAAAGCAGCGTTCGGACCTCAATTGTGGTGGGGAGCAAACCCAACAGCACTATTAAAATACAGTCGTACTTTTGGAAAATTCGATGTGACTGGTATTTATCATAGAGATCTTCAAACAGAAATCCAATTTGATGAAAACGGACGTCGTATATTAGATATTAACCAAGTTCGTAGTGGTGTGATTCCTGCTTTTCCAACGGAAAGAGCAACAATTGCTGTAGAAAGAGATTTTGGTAAATTTGGAATAACGGTAGGTGGAATTTGGGCAGGAAGCCCATTAAACGGAAGTTCATTTCAAGATTTTACAGGTGGTCCAGGCAATTACAGTGTTTTTGTAGACAAAGTAAGAGCTGAAGACAATTGGGGTGGAAAGGCTAAAATTACTTATCAAGGAGGAAAAATAAACGCGTATGCACAAGCTGCTGTTATGGGGTTAGTTGCTAATGCCGGCGCAGATCAGACCCAAACGTTTACTGGTTGGAAATTAAAGGATAACGGAAGTGGTAACCAATCGAATGTTCTTGCCGGATTAACATATACCGTTGGAGATTTTCAAATCGCTCCCAACTTTTTATGGCAAAAACCATTGGTAGAGGCCATGCCCAATGATGTGGATGCTCCAGGAAGATTAAGAAATGTTATTGACGATCCATTTGCAGTTAGAGGTAACAGAGAGACAACAGCCGGTG
Protein-coding sequences here:
- a CDS encoding RagB/SusD family nutrient uptake outer membrane protein; its protein translation is MKNLKIIYVFIALFVMASCSDDFVDIDSNNENSEDFFNSEEDYQDALIGAYDLLQATYLNVLLGEIASDNTLAGGENANDVPGFQQIDDMIHTPINAQLRSIWQWMYAGVYRANYIMEFQDKTDFPGKAGVLAQTRFLRAYYYFELVKWFGDVPFAVDTRIQFGDQFSIPRTPKAEIYAQIELDLIYAADNLPYVQSQAGRITKGAAQALLGKVYLFQDKFAEAAAVLEDVIDNGPYDLISDYSTMFENDNENNIESVFEVQYTDLEGAGFGCLQCSEGNVAVGFNGIRGYNGPLFESGFSFNVPTQEVVDEFEEGDMRLETAILDIDAWAADTGATYSTGYEHTGYYNRKYISRQGDANIGDANLTNPNNYRAIRFADVLLMAAEALNRGGISDDRAQMYLNRVRERAFGNADNNVSATGSALTEAIYHERRVELVGEGHRFFDLVRTGRAASEIDGFQTGKNEVFPIPLIEIQLAGNQWEQNPNY
- a CDS encoding glucan endo-1,3-beta-D-glucosidase, which translates into the protein MKNLKYIVLSLFSMVVITGCQDDDIEFGDITAPTNIQIDVDIQGADADNPNGDGSGIVNFITTADNVISFQYSYNGSVSSAPAGAQSYNFSILGLNTYSVTVIAFGTGGASTSKTIEVEVLSTYEPPADLITMLTANSSRTWRIKSEAPGHFGLGAIGGDLNGFFSAPPEDKAGVGMYDDRYIFNIDGTFTHITDNTNDDPDLNTDGTVFGRENLIDELNGPAPQDATANGADIENYPYFDYSEQWFLTGPGGVETLNLTGIGFLGYYIGGDHTYIIESRSANEMTVRSTDGNGEFDWGFILIAE
- a CDS encoding glycoside hydrolase family 2 TIM barrel-domain containing protein; translation: MRNNFLSLIFMLVVIPAFCQADKVSVINNNEGMKLVVNGEDFMINGMNWDYVPIGTNYNYSLWKQSDDIIKAALDAEMSLLKNMGVNAIRQYTGIQPKWITYIYENYGIYTMLNHSFGRYGLTLNGAWVPVTDYRDEATQKLLMDEITELAETYKDTPGLLLFLLGNENNYGLFWAGAETEDFPDEEDQKREVGEKRGRPMYKLMNDAAIKMKSIDPSHPIAICNGDLLFSEIVAEECKDVDIYGTNMYRGKSFGDAFERVKKELNMPILFTEFGADAFNALENQEDQKMQAFFMVENWKEIYQNAAGLGKAGNSIGGFTFQFSDGWWKLGQTKNLDIHDTGASWANGGYYLDTKGGSNNMNEEWFGICAKGPTNERGLYTLYPRSAYYSLKEAHQLNPYDEDVTADFIINYFSNINLMDGVLRARGDKAALGGSEKIRISQLTAKFTTFNTGGSLITTPDNADANSDTFPNQLGFDHMQSYFVGIEGKPSSNMRANVNFNVIGKVAENPIDEIFYENRARPVTSLDGNNQQVVVSDINRVNVYNAEFEWNAKDFDLRGFYRTGHYHWGYEGDFFGLYPEANYGPNLDIYGGEILGIEVDAKGDLEGLKAAFGPQLWWGANPTALLKYSRTFGKFDVTGIYHRDLQTEIQFDENGRRILDINQVRSGVIPAFPTERATIAVERDFGKFGITVGGIWAGSPLNGSSFQDFTGGPGNYSVFVDKVRAEDNWGGKAKITYQGGKINAYAQAAVMGLVANAGADQTQTFTGWKLKDNGSGNQSNVLAGLTYTVGDFQIAPNFLWQKPLVEAMPNDVDAPGRLRNVIDDPFAVRGNRETTAGEILITFDPTPGTWMYEWDNDRAEDAEFAMNLGFVYRHLPTTQDAHIGFLANRQFFAFPNSVPAEDLWEVHTRMVSKLTPDLGIIGNFYYGNGQANGDSPRLIKRFGGDIRMIYNKWKFQYTQKINDWGPFDYHRDFNLTFPVQLMLDVSTSLGKPDWFILPSTVIGIRGTWRSLDANSPRYAPLAAEEFEVAPISPVGFPDGSEWEIRTYIHINIGK